The following coding sequences lie in one Myxococcales bacterium genomic window:
- a CDS encoding VWA domain-containing protein has translation MSPLPAPLASRRSRFGAITGALATGALAALSTTLVVACSGTVDDPSPFPSATPGATTGPAAPGTNQGGSGPFGGPGGGGGSSGGAGNVTPECASVKAKADRLPLEMIVVLDKSGSMCEYTTATEPRNCGNAASKWKIVTKALETFFRSFESAEITVSLIAFPNGDECNAATYRTPIERQKLPLGADALVAKMNGLSPNGSTPTTPAADGAVQYAKTVDAALAGRGKTVIVFATDGLPQGCNNNSIQAAGNVVGVVSSTIKSYVIGVGANLTALNDLAVKGGTSKALLVSNANTTQASMDLTTALSQIRGASLACEYALPAPPAGQKLDINAVNVQFTLAGGTPQTLPYSADCSNAKGWRYDSATAPTKITLCQTACDDVKATAGTESKLDVVLGCKTEGGTPR, from the coding sequence GTGAGCCCCCTCCCCGCCCCCCTCGCCTCTCGTCGGTCTCGGTTCGGCGCCATCACCGGCGCACTCGCCACCGGCGCGCTCGCCGCACTGTCCACCACACTGGTGGTGGCCTGCAGCGGGACGGTCGACGATCCCTCGCCGTTTCCCTCCGCAACGCCCGGCGCGACCACGGGGCCAGCGGCCCCGGGCACCAACCAAGGCGGCTCGGGGCCTTTCGGCGGCCCTGGCGGTGGCGGCGGCAGCTCCGGGGGCGCCGGCAACGTCACCCCCGAGTGCGCCTCCGTGAAGGCCAAGGCCGACCGGCTCCCGCTCGAGATGATCGTGGTGCTCGATAAGTCCGGGAGCATGTGCGAGTACACGACGGCCACTGAGCCCCGAAACTGCGGCAACGCGGCCTCGAAATGGAAGATCGTCACCAAGGCCCTCGAGACCTTCTTCCGCAGCTTCGAGTCCGCGGAGATCACGGTCTCGCTCATCGCGTTCCCGAACGGCGACGAGTGCAACGCCGCCACATACCGAACGCCCATCGAGCGGCAGAAGCTCCCGCTCGGCGCCGACGCGCTCGTCGCGAAGATGAACGGGCTGTCGCCAAACGGCTCGACGCCCACGACGCCGGCCGCCGACGGCGCCGTGCAATACGCGAAGACCGTCGACGCCGCGCTCGCGGGCCGAGGCAAGACGGTGATCGTGTTCGCGACCGACGGGCTCCCCCAGGGCTGCAACAACAACAGCATCCAGGCGGCGGGGAACGTGGTCGGCGTGGTGTCCTCCACGATCAAGAGCTACGTCATCGGCGTAGGGGCGAACCTGACGGCGCTGAACGATCTGGCGGTGAAGGGCGGCACGAGCAAGGCCCTGCTCGTCAGCAACGCGAACACCACGCAGGCGAGCATGGACCTCACGACGGCGCTGAGCCAGATCCGCGGCGCTTCGCTCGCGTGCGAGTACGCCTTGCCGGCGCCTCCTGCCGGGCAGAAGCTCGACATCAACGCGGTGAACGTGCAGTTCACGCTCGCCGGCGGCACCCCGCAGACCCTCCCCTACAGCGCCGACTGCTCGAACGCGAAGGGCTGGCGCTACGACAGCGCCACGGCCCCGACGAAGATCACGCTCTGCCAGACGGCCTGCGACGACGTGAAGGCCACGGCCGGCACCGAGTCGAAGCTCGACGTCGTCCTCGGGTGCAAGACCGAGGGCGGCACGCCCCGGTGA
- a CDS encoding c-type cytochrome, translating to MRAPLTTLLAALVACNLHGSRNAPDAAAEASPVTATSATSTAVDAGSAEAYDAAAHVAAAKGAYATLCAGCHGPEARGYAADHAPSLVSPTFQESVTNEFLFRSIAEGRPGTAMAAYGAVAHGPLSDEQVTGLVLWLREGGAPSKVLVEPGRAPSARGGALYAKHCKSCHGDAKARGEGVSLGNAKFLALASRAFVRHAIAHGRPGTKMEAWESKLTAPYIDALVAYVFEGLAAPDANSPEGQLPAPRGDEPLVINPGGKPPAFSPRSDPCPPIEHPEQRKPDAGPRCEPNRRYVSAAQVAQALADKRRLIIVDARPSSEWMRVHVTGAVSIPHHEPRRLPEIKNDGTWVIAYCACPHHLSGDIVDALRARGVKNSAILDEGILEWHRRGYPVVAARGVKPPPKQVGHP from the coding sequence ATGCGGGCCCCGCTCACGACGCTCCTCGCCGCGCTCGTCGCGTGCAATCTGCACGGGTCGAGAAATGCGCCCGACGCCGCAGCGGAGGCGTCGCCCGTGACCGCCACCTCGGCGACGAGCACCGCGGTCGACGCGGGCTCGGCCGAAGCGTACGACGCCGCCGCGCATGTCGCCGCCGCGAAGGGCGCGTACGCGACGCTTTGCGCCGGCTGCCACGGGCCCGAGGCGCGCGGCTACGCGGCCGATCACGCGCCCTCCCTCGTGAGCCCCACATTCCAAGAGAGCGTGACGAACGAGTTTCTCTTCCGCTCGATCGCCGAGGGCAGGCCCGGCACGGCCATGGCGGCCTACGGCGCGGTGGCCCACGGGCCGCTCTCCGACGAGCAGGTCACCGGGCTCGTGCTCTGGCTCCGTGAAGGCGGCGCTCCCTCGAAGGTGCTCGTCGAGCCGGGGCGCGCCCCGAGCGCGCGCGGCGGCGCGCTCTACGCGAAGCACTGCAAGTCGTGCCACGGGGACGCGAAGGCCCGCGGCGAGGGCGTGTCGCTCGGAAACGCGAAGTTTCTCGCCCTCGCGTCGCGCGCGTTCGTGCGTCACGCGATCGCCCACGGACGCCCCGGAACGAAGATGGAGGCATGGGAGTCGAAGCTCACCGCCCCTTACATCGACGCGCTGGTGGCCTACGTGTTCGAGGGGCTCGCGGCGCCCGATGCGAACAGCCCCGAAGGACAGCTGCCCGCCCCACGGGGCGACGAGCCCCTCGTGATCAATCCCGGCGGAAAGCCCCCGGCGTTCTCACCACGCTCGGACCCCTGCCCCCCGATCGAGCACCCGGAGCAGCGGAAGCCCGACGCTGGGCCGCGCTGCGAGCCCAACCGACGCTACGTGTCCGCGGCGCAGGTCGCGCAGGCGCTGGCCGACAAGCGGCGGCTGATCATCGTCGACGCGCGGCCAAGCTCGGAGTGGATGCGCGTCCACGTGACAGGGGCAGTCTCGATACCCCACCACGAGCCGCGGCGACTGCCCGAGATCAAGAACGACGGCACCTGGGTCATCGCCTATTGCGCGTGCCCTCACCACCTCTCGGGTGACATCGTCGACGCTTTGCGCGCGCGCGGCGTGAAGAACAGCGCGATATTGGACGAGGGAATCCTGGAGTGGCATCGGCGCGGCTATCCGGTCGTCGCCGCGCGGGGCGTCAAGCCGCCACCCAAGCAGGTGGGGCACCCCTGA
- the serS gene encoding serine--tRNA ligase, with the protein MLDIAFIRQNPDVVQAAATHKRLDLDVSALLAADKERREGIVAVDARRARKNQIAGLIPKASKEERPGLIEEARAVRTELETLEPALAEVQRRFDDLMLRVPSIPRPEVPVGKGEEDNVEIRRVGTPRTFGFTPRDHVELMTGLGMVNWEGPRKFAGGRSYALTGMGALLELAATRLAIDVLVARGLTAVIPPVIVRERALVGTGFFPLGREETYTLPADDLFLVGTSEVALVSLHADDTLDLEGLPLRYCGISPCFRREAGASGKDTRGLYRVHQFTKVEQVVFCRPDEEEAEREHYALLANAEAILEKLEIPYRVAIACTGEIGLGQTRKHEVESWMPGRNAYAETHSCSTLGDFQARRSNVRVRLADGQLAFPYTLNNTAIASPRILIPLLENHQNEDGSVTLPKALVPYMNGIEVLRPKA; encoded by the coding sequence ATGCTCGACATCGCCTTCATTCGCCAGAACCCCGACGTCGTTCAGGCGGCCGCCACCCACAAGCGCCTCGACCTCGACGTCTCGGCGCTCCTCGCGGCCGACAAGGAGCGCCGCGAGGGCATCGTCGCCGTCGACGCGCGGCGCGCGCGAAAGAACCAAATCGCCGGCCTCATCCCGAAGGCCTCCAAAGAAGAGCGGCCCGGCCTCATCGAGGAGGCGCGCGCGGTGCGCACCGAGCTCGAGACGCTCGAGCCGGCGCTCGCGGAGGTGCAGCGGCGCTTCGACGATCTCATGCTGCGCGTCCCGAGCATCCCGCGGCCCGAGGTGCCCGTGGGCAAGGGCGAAGAAGACAACGTCGAGATCCGCCGCGTCGGCACGCCGCGCACGTTCGGCTTCACGCCGCGCGACCACGTCGAGCTCATGACCGGCCTCGGCATGGTCAACTGGGAAGGCCCGCGCAAGTTCGCCGGCGGGCGCTCGTACGCGCTCACGGGCATGGGCGCGCTGCTGGAGCTTGCGGCCACGCGGCTCGCGATCGACGTGCTCGTGGCGCGAGGCCTGACAGCGGTCATCCCGCCCGTGATCGTGCGCGAGCGGGCGCTCGTGGGCACGGGCTTCTTCCCGCTGGGGCGCGAGGAGACCTACACGCTCCCCGCCGACGACCTCTTCCTCGTGGGCACGAGCGAGGTCGCGCTGGTCTCCCTGCACGCCGACGACACGCTCGATCTCGAGGGCCTCCCGCTCCGCTACTGCGGCATCTCGCCGTGCTTTCGCCGCGAGGCGGGCGCGAGCGGCAAGGACACGCGAGGCCTCTACCGGGTGCACCAGTTCACGAAGGTGGAGCAGGTCGTGTTCTGCCGCCCCGACGAGGAGGAAGCGGAGCGCGAGCACTACGCCCTACTCGCGAACGCGGAGGCCATCCTCGAGAAGCTGGAGATCCCCTACCGCGTCGCGATCGCGTGCACCGGGGAGATTGGCCTCGGCCAGACCCGCAAGCACGAGGTCGAGTCATGGATGCCCGGCCGAAACGCGTACGCCGAGACCCACTCGTGCTCCACGCTGGGCGACTTCCAAGCGCGCCGCTCGAACGTGCGCGTGCGCCTCGCCGACGGCCAGCTCGCCTTCCCGTACACGCTGAACAACACCGCCATCGCGAGCCCGCGGATCTTGATCCCGCTGCTCGAGAACCACCAGAACGAGGACGGCTCGGTCACTCTTCCGAAGGCCCTCGTGCCCTACATGAACGGGATCGAGGTGCTGCGGCCCAAGGCGTAG
- a CDS encoding DUF1003 domain-containing protein: MLHSELLSQIPLFDTMSHEDTVALAARLTAKTYAAGTVVFNMGDKGSSMYIVSSGSVQIFLPGSPGADTADEPVVLKDVRTGEYFGELSLFDDKPRSASVSATTDTVLLELTREDFSDHLSHSKTATMAILAEMAERLRETNVLLSQRAAHNVVKEFEDNLTWGQKLADKVADLNGSWAFILFLLGLTVAWVFMNSVMAVRFDEYPYQFFNLALAILVALQGPLIVMSQNRQSSKDRAQAETDFRVNLKNEVGIEKIQRELAAFRAETLKHLEVLERYGRHDRIRHEMPKKK; this comes from the coding sequence ATGCTGCACTCCGAGCTCCTCTCCCAGATCCCGCTGTTTGACACGATGTCGCACGAGGACACGGTGGCGCTCGCGGCGCGGCTCACCGCGAAGACCTACGCGGCGGGGACGGTCGTCTTCAACATGGGCGACAAGGGCTCGTCGATGTACATCGTCAGCTCGGGCTCGGTGCAGATCTTCCTGCCCGGGTCGCCCGGCGCCGACACGGCCGACGAGCCGGTCGTCTTGAAGGACGTACGCACGGGAGAGTACTTCGGCGAGCTGTCGCTGTTCGACGACAAGCCCCGCTCCGCGAGCGTGTCGGCGACGACGGACACCGTGCTGCTCGAGCTCACGCGCGAGGACTTCAGCGACCACCTGAGCCACTCGAAGACGGCCACGATGGCCATCCTCGCCGAGATGGCCGAGCGCCTCCGCGAGACGAACGTTCTGCTCTCCCAGCGCGCGGCGCACAACGTCGTCAAGGAGTTCGAGGACAACCTCACGTGGGGCCAGAAGCTCGCCGACAAGGTGGCCGACCTCAACGGGAGCTGGGCGTTCATCCTGTTTTTGCTCGGGCTCACCGTGGCGTGGGTGTTCATGAACAGCGTGATGGCGGTGCGCTTCGACGAGTACCCGTACCAGTTCTTCAACCTGGCTCTCGCCATCCTCGTGGCGCTTCAGGGGCCGCTCATCGTCATGAGCCAGAACCGGCAGTCGTCGAAAGATCGCGCCCAGGCCGAGACCGACTTCCGAGTGAACCTCAAGAACGAGGTCGGCATCGAGAAGATCCAGCGCGAGCTCGCCGCCTTCCGCGCAGAGACCCTGAAGCACCTCGAGGTGCTCGAGCGCTACGGTCGCCACGATCGCATCCGCCACGAGATGCCCAAGAAGAAGTAG
- a CDS encoding MFS transporter, whose protein sequence is MPRWLVDLLPIVVLLAVIVVVVARLPKVELGHTSAFRRRRFFNWFPVGLTYAFLYMGRYNLNACIDRRDVLVLFDKAQYFEIDSWGALTYGLSFLVNGPITDRIGGRKTTLIAAVGAAFANALMGAVALWAMRDGAIPRDARPALVPVFSALYALNMYFQSFGAVSIVKVNSAWFHLRERGTFGGIFGILISLGLYFAFDWSSALVKGVGAHAAFFVPAGILLVLAVVDLALVRDTPGEAGHTDFDLGDATGTGERMPLRRVVRLMLGSSAILTIAAIEFCSGYLRNTIMKSYRSFSEDTGRAAVDYVQMHWGMMNCVAGILGGVLAGLISDRLFQSRRGPVAALLYAAMIVGSLAMYATLRTPYVGWVLVLMTLAIIGVHGMLSGTASMDFGGKRNVGVVVGVIDGCVYLGSTLGSRVLKVVLPARPLSSTAAAWWTWPAAILPFAVLGFVLTLFVWNAKPRTAAPAQ, encoded by the coding sequence ATGCCGCGCTGGCTCGTTGACCTTCTCCCGATCGTCGTCCTGCTCGCGGTCATCGTCGTCGTCGTTGCGCGGCTGCCCAAGGTTGAGCTGGGCCACACCTCCGCCTTCCGTCGTAGGCGCTTTTTCAACTGGTTCCCGGTGGGGCTCACGTACGCGTTCCTGTACATGGGGCGGTACAACCTGAACGCGTGCATCGATCGCCGCGACGTGCTCGTGCTCTTCGACAAGGCCCAGTACTTCGAGATCGACTCGTGGGGCGCCCTCACCTACGGCCTCTCGTTCCTCGTCAACGGTCCCATCACCGACCGCATTGGGGGCCGGAAGACCACCCTCATCGCCGCCGTCGGCGCGGCGTTCGCGAACGCGCTGATGGGCGCCGTGGCGCTCTGGGCCATGCGAGACGGCGCCATTCCGCGCGACGCCCGCCCCGCGCTCGTGCCCGTATTCTCGGCGCTCTACGCCCTCAACATGTACTTCCAGAGCTTCGGCGCGGTCTCGATCGTGAAGGTGAACTCGGCCTGGTTCCACCTGCGCGAGCGAGGCACTTTCGGGGGGATCTTCGGCATCCTCATCTCGCTGGGCCTCTACTTCGCCTTCGACTGGTCGAGCGCCCTCGTGAAGGGCGTCGGCGCGCACGCTGCGTTCTTCGTGCCCGCGGGCATCCTCCTGGTCTTGGCCGTGGTCGACCTCGCGCTCGTGCGTGACACACCAGGCGAGGCCGGGCACACCGACTTCGACCTCGGCGACGCCACGGGCACGGGCGAGCGCATGCCGCTCCGTCGGGTGGTGCGCCTCATGCTCGGCAGCAGCGCGATCCTGACCATCGCGGCGATCGAGTTCTGCAGCGGCTACCTGCGCAACACCATCATGAAGAGCTACCGGTCGTTCTCCGAGGACACCGGGCGCGCGGCCGTCGACTACGTGCAGATGCACTGGGGCATGATGAACTGCGTCGCGGGCATCCTCGGCGGGGTGCTCGCCGGGCTCATCTCCGACCGCCTCTTCCAGTCGAGGCGCGGACCCGTGGCGGCGCTGCTCTACGCCGCCATGATCGTGGGCTCCTTGGCGATGTACGCCACGCTCCGCACCCCCTACGTCGGCTGGGTGCTCGTGCTGATGACGCTCGCCATCATCGGGGTGCACGGCATGCTCTCGGGCACGGCCAGCATGGACTTCGGTGGAAAGCGCAACGTTGGCGTCGTGGTCGGGGTCATCGACGGGTGCGTGTATCTCGGCTCCACGCTCGGCTCGCGCGTCCTCAAGGTGGTGCTCCCCGCGAGGCCCTTGTCCTCGACCGCGGCGGCGTGGTGGACCTGGCCTGCGGCGATTCTCCCGTTCGCCGTGCTGGGCTTCGTGCTCACGCTGTTCGTGTGGAACGCCAAGCCGAGGACGGCCGCGCCGGCCCAGTAG